The Malassezia vespertilionis chromosome 2, complete sequence genomic sequence CCTGACACACCGAAAGATGCGTACACAATGTCCCAATTTTACTCCAAGGGCAATGGCAAGAAATATCAGCTCGTTTTTTCCGACGAATTCAACGTCGACGGCCGATCCTTTTATGCAGGTGAAGATCCGTTCTGGGAGGCAGTCGATCTTCACTACTGGGCGACGAACAACTTTGAGTGGTACGATCCTGCGGCGATTACCACACAGAATGGATCGCTGCGGATCAAGCTGGAAGAGCACCCTGAGCACGGTGTCAACTTCCGAGGCGGCATGCTCCAGTCCTGGAACAAATTTTGTTTCAGGGGTGGTATTATCACCGGCCGTATCCAGCTTCCAGGTTTCCGCAATGTGCAAGGTTTGTGGCCTGCGTTCTGGCTCATGGGTAACTTGGGCCGTGCTGGATATGGTGCTACCTTGGAAGGGACATGGCCTTATTCCTACGAAGCCTGCGACGTGGGCACTGTGCAAAACCAAACGATGTACAACAGGACGTACCCACAAGGCTACCCCCCTTACAACAACGTGGGTGGTGCCTATGTGTTTAATAAAAAGCATAACACCACCTCATTGTCCTTTTTGCCGGGCCAGAAACTCTCTGCGTGCACTTGCCCCGATGACGACCACCCTGGTCCCAAGGTGAACAATGAATGGAAAGGACGTTCCGCGCCGGAAATCGATGTGTTTGAGGCGCAAACGTCTGAAGACCATGTTGGTGTTTCGCAATCGTGCCAGATGGCTCCGTACAATTGGCTATATGATATCACCATGAACCACAACAATGGACAGCCGGGTGATGCAGCCTACAATGATACACTGTACAAAATGTTCCGGAACCAGGGCCAACTCAGCGAGCTGAATTCATACCAGGGCGAGATTACCCAACAATCTCTTAGTGGTGTGGCCTGGGCAAGCCAACAAGCCGTGCAATATGCAGCGAAGGAAAACTGGGGATCCAGCTATTTGGACCCTCAACTCACAGAAGGTGGGGAGCTTGCTGAAAACTTTGCCGTCTACTCGCTGGAATACGCACCCGGCACAGCTGGACACGCCGCGTGGAAGAGCAATGACCAGCCGACATGGGAGCTTTATCCCAAAGCACTCCAGCCTGATCTTCGGTCGAAGATCAGCGCACGCCCTTTCCCAAGCGAACCAATGTACATTTTGTTGAACCTTGGTATTTCGGAAAATTTTGGTAACATCCAGTGGGATAAAATCATAACTGGATTCCCTTTTGAAATGGCGATCGACTATGTGCGTGTGTACCAAGACCCGGATGCAATTGATATTGGTTGCGATACACCCGAGTATCCCTCTAAGGACTATATCGAGAAGCACAAGGAGGCTTACACCAACTCTGATTTCACCGTTTGGGGCGGGTCTCGAGACGAAGGGGGGTATGGCGCAGACTGGCCCAGGAACAGGCTCTACAGCAGTGGGTGCAAGGGTCTCAAAGGCAAGGACCCAGGTGACCCTAATCCAAAAGTGTCGGAACATAAGGCGACTTTGTACAGCAGTACAGAGTTGGTCACCGCTACTGTGATCAGCAACCCTCTTACTATACGTAACGCGACTCCTCAACCCACGCCTTGAGAAAAGTATATATATCCTTTGTTTTACACCGCGTGCAGCGTAGATAGACCTGCTTTTGGCATTCCAAGCTCAGTCACATGACCACCGTGTGCATTtttttgcgcgtgcgacaTTGGTATTTGGCGTCCTGGTAGATTGTGCTCACGTTCTGTAATTAAGAGCAGAGACGGACGAGGCTTGTTGGCTGCATTCCCCAAAAACTTAATCTTACATTCGTATATCCACTGTGCGCGCCTGGTAATCAGCGATGGGCATTTTTGCGCAACTCGATGTCGCCGGAAAACTAGACGGTACAGCAGTGACGAATCCACTGTCGTGGCAGACGGACCCGGATACTGTGCTGCCATTATCTACGCTACCCCAGCCAAGAAATGTAACTATAGGCGAAGGGGTAAGCACAGGGGCTCTGTTGTCCGCTGCACCGGGCTTATCTTCTCATGGTGCCATGAAACACGGCACTGTACCATCCTCTATACCCTTTGCGATATCGTCTCCAATGACAGGAGCAGCACCAAATGACTGTGCTACGGACACATCAGACATGTCTCTCTTCCTAACAATGTCTTTGAAATTCATGCAGACAAAGAATCATGACTCGGAGCGCGAATTTCGAAGCCACCAGCGCCCCGAAGCATTAACCGGCACTTTATTTCCTCTGTCTATGAATACGGTCTCCAAGCTTGCCAACACGCAAGCCATTACTGTCTCATCGGAACGCCTCGTGCCGCAGGTATTGCCCGATGGGCCGCTGCACAACCCAGCGTTAACCACACACGGCATGCCGACGCTCGCGAAAGGTACGCCGACTTCTACCGCTCCTTCTGAGCTCGCACCCGGCACGTTTCCCAGCTTTGATCAGAATTTGCATTTGGACTCGATCGCTTCGGCCGCGACGGAGGCAGCAGCTACCCAGTTTCAGGATGTACCCTTGTTTTCGAGCCCTGCGTCCAGTGCACCCACATCTCTCAATTCGTCGTTTTCGTATGGCTCCAGCACTCAATCCATTCCCTATTTATCCATGATGAGCCAAGCGCCCACGAACTCTTCGCCTTTTGACCGACCGAACGGGACAGAGCAGTGCAGCGACGCAACGCCTGCACTTGCCTTGCAGGCCAAACTGCAATCATTCCCTACGAGCCTCACCACAGGTGTAGAAGCGCCACTGACTTTTTcaagcgacgcggcgtgtCTTGTCCCGGAAGGCACGCCCAACGAGGGTGTAGAGTTCGAACCACATCTCACAAGCGCACCGGGCTCTCCATCTACCTTGAAAGACGAAGCATCACAGCAAAAGGCGATAGAAGATGCGGTGCGTAGTCTTAACGCGCACCACAAAATGGCACAaaacgcagcgcttcgacaCCATGAGCAAACAATGGGCCTTGTGCCAGCCCCAAATGAGGCGATGTCACTCGCACACCGAGACGCAAGCCCCCCTCCTGCGTCGCCATGTACCAAGCACAAACAAGAACCACTTCAAGGAGGAAGTAAGCGAGCGCGGTTGGACACGGCTAATTCATCCAGTCCTACGCAACACTCCAGCCCCACCAGTGAATACCTGTACGGCGCTCCGCCCTTGGAGCACGCGCAGAAGCGCTTCCAATGCTCCAAATGCCCTCGCGCATTCGCACGGGCGTACAATTTAAATACACATCTTTCCACACACGATCCTGACCctacgcgcgcaaaaccATTTCCGTGTCCGTACCGCTCCTGCAAGTTTGAGGGCGgccgctctttttcgcgcaagcatgatttgcagcgccacgTAGCGAGCGTCCACGAGCACGAGCCCGAACCTGGTATTAACGAAAACACGGGCGAGGTTGAGGAAGGAACACAAGCTGGCGGCCTTGCAAGCCTGGGCCTTGGGACGCCTGGCAAAAAATTTCACTGCAGCCAATGCACCCGCGCTTTTGTGcgacgcgatgcgctccatcGTCATCAATGCGTCAAGACCGAGCACGCCAAAGAGCTACTCAATGACGAAAAAAGTAAGCTTGTGGATGCACCGACAAAAGCAGCGGCTCCTTATGTCGTGCGTGGATTTCCTGACCAAGTGATCCAACAAGTTGCACTGAAACTCATGGCCGAGACCGAAGTGAATGCTCAGTGTGGATCCATGCTTCAGGAGAACCATACGCAAGACGGGCAGGGGAACCCGAGCAGGGATATGCCTCTTTCTTTAGGTGCCCACTGCATATAGCAACGATACCAAGCCACTGTACAAGTATAGCCATGTATCATAGCATTCTACCTCTTTCTACGCTTACTTTTCATCTCATCCTCTTGCTCGGCCTGTacagcacgcgcggcgagctgtgcTAAAAGCTGCAGCACTGTTTCGTGCTCCAAAAGAATTGTTTCATCC encodes the following:
- a CDS encoding uncharacterized protein (COG:G; TransMembrane:1 (i156-180o); CAZy:GH16; EggNog:ENOG503NUWF) — its product is MSAPLQPFDDKQGPGDVVLVPPVTATSNHLFNSPQQGDASFVDTSQQGLASFHSQNFMDQTGSYSPVAEPQSFYNTGSQSKMAPSQSFAGMSSYASDFQPHHSSNSLYERDNASISSNQPLQDPYPWMTMSDVKEPDDDLHDPTQRDRVRGSAQRAILNISTLVLFVLALLMLFAGYPILHHYTESKDQDQRQADIAREMSVKPPIFADPKSFPLNRVNNTIPGVKDPRIKSLIDPDTPKDAYTMSQFYSKGNGKKYQLVFSDEFNVDGRSFYAGEDPFWEAVDLHYWATNNFEWYDPAAITTQNGSLRIKLEEHPEHGVNFRGGMLQSWNKFCFRGGIITGRIQLPGFRNVQGLWPAFWLMGNLGRAGYGATLEGTWPYSYEACDVGTVQNQTMYNRTYPQGYPPYNNVGGAYVFNKKHNTTSLSFLPGQKLSACTCPDDDHPGPKVNNEWKGRSAPEIDVFEAQTSEDHVGVSQSCQMAPYNWLYDITMNHNNGQPGDAAYNDTLYKMFRNQGQLSELNSYQGEITQQSLSGVAWASQQAVQYAAKENWGSSYLDPQLTEGGELAENFAVYSLEYAPGTAGHAAWKSNDQPTWELYPKALQPDLRSKISARPFPSEPMYILLNLGISENFGNIQWDKIITGFPFEMAIDYVRVYQDPDAIDIGCDTPEYPSKDYIEKHKEAYTNSDFTVWGGSRDEGGYGADWPRNRLYSSGCKGLKGKDPGDPNPKVSEHKATLYSSTELVTATVISNPLTIPKKYMSLFLTMSLKFMQTKNHDSEREFRSHQRPEALTGTLFPLSMNTVSKLANTQAITVSSERLVPQVLPDGPLHNPALTTHGMPTLAKGTPTSTAPSELAPGTFPSFDQNLHLDSIASAATEAAATQFQDVPLFSSPASSAPTSLNSSFSYGSSTQSIPYLSMMSQAPTNSSPFDRPNGTEQCSDATPALALQAKLQSFPTSLTTGVEAPLTFSSDAACLVPEGTPNEGVEFEPHLTSAPGSPSTLKDEASQQKAIEDAFEGGRSFSRKHDLQRHVASVHEHEPEPGINENTGEVEEGTQAGGLASLGLGTPGKKFHCSQCTRAFVRRDALHRHQCVKTEHAKELLNDEKSKLVDAPTKAAAPYVVRGFPDQVIQQVALKLMAETEVNAQCGSMLQENHTQDGQGNPSRDMPLSLGAHCI